In the genome of Plasmodium yoelii strain 17X genome assembly, chromosome: 14, one region contains:
- a CDS encoding fam-a protein, fragment, with protein MVEKLNADPNYTPFVKKYALAANYKHSNDTIVILCPSRALNYIGQNDDETDIKKMLVSTQPIQTDVDAEEALAKLGTNIAGFVIKTGDKDKLDVTYINAIYDSGNSTDFANDKKERGLAYTNILSIAQRI; from the exons ATGGTTGAAAAACTTAACGCAGATCCTAATTATACACCCTtcgtaaaaaaatatgctttAGCTGCAAATTATAAA CATTCAAATGACACAATTGTAATTCTTTGTCCTTCAAGAGCTCTAAATTATATCGGTCAAAATGATGATGAAactgatataaaaaaaatgttagtaaGTACACAACCAATCCAAACTGACGTTGATGCTGAGGAAGCATTAGCCAAATTGGGTACTAACATAGCCGGATTTGTAATTAAAACAGGGGACAAAGATAAACTTGATGTTACTTATATCAACGCT ATTTATGATTCTGGAAATTCTACCGACTTTGCCAACGATAAAAAAGAGAGAGGACTTGCATATACAAATATCCTAAGCATAGCACAACGCATTTGA